The Sandaracinaceae bacterium genome has a window encoding:
- a CDS encoding RimK family alpha-L-glutamate ligase: MKLCILSRNRSCYSTRRLVEAVKARGHQARVLDPLRFAISSSMGRPALFYRGAELEDYDGVIPRIGASVTFYGTSVVRQFEQMNVFCANSAMGIANSRDKLRSMQILSRYDIGIPPTEFVRDKDDVLPAIERAGGAPVIIKLLEGTQGVGVILADSVKVAQAIIETLQSTRQNVLIQKFVAESRGKDLRAFVVGDRVVGAMRRTAVGDEFRSNVHRGGQVQSVELDPLYAQTAVRAAQILGLRVAGVDMLEGATGPSLMEVNSSPGLEGIEAATGADIAGEIVDYVVENVAHPELDIRQMLTVSKGYGVVALQVGDDVLANKTIEASGLRDRDIVVLSLARDGKIIPNPKASRELLVGDRLTCWGKYANVRDLLPPLPRRTPGRRKKKAPKEA; encoded by the coding sequence ATGAAGCTCTGCATCCTCTCCCGCAATCGGTCCTGTTACAGCACGCGTCGGCTCGTCGAGGCGGTGAAGGCGCGCGGCCACCAGGCCCGCGTCCTCGACCCGCTTCGGTTCGCCATCTCCTCGAGCATGGGCCGGCCCGCGCTCTTTTACCGGGGCGCCGAGCTCGAGGACTACGACGGCGTGATCCCGCGGATCGGCGCGTCGGTCACCTTCTACGGCACCTCCGTCGTCCGGCAGTTCGAGCAGATGAACGTCTTCTGCGCCAACTCGGCCATGGGCATCGCGAACTCGCGCGACAAGCTGCGCTCGATGCAGATCCTGAGTCGCTACGACATCGGCATCCCGCCGACCGAGTTCGTGCGCGACAAGGACGACGTGCTGCCGGCCATCGAGCGGGCGGGCGGCGCCCCCGTCATCATCAAGCTGCTCGAGGGCACGCAGGGGGTGGGCGTGATCCTCGCCGACTCCGTCAAGGTCGCGCAGGCGATCATCGAGACGCTCCAGAGCACGCGGCAGAACGTGCTGATCCAGAAGTTCGTCGCCGAGAGCCGCGGGAAGGACCTGCGCGCGTTCGTGGTGGGCGACCGCGTCGTGGGCGCGATGCGCCGCACCGCCGTGGGCGACGAGTTCCGGAGCAACGTGCACCGGGGTGGCCAGGTGCAGTCGGTCGAGCTCGACCCCCTGTACGCGCAGACGGCGGTCCGCGCCGCGCAGATCCTCGGCCTCCGCGTCGCGGGCGTCGACATGCTGGAGGGCGCCACCGGCCCGAGCTTGATGGAGGTCAACTCCTCGCCGGGCCTCGAGGGCATCGAGGCCGCGACGGGCGCGGACATCGCGGGTGAGATCGTCGACTACGTGGTCGAGAACGTGGCGCACCCCGAGCTCGACATCCGGCAGATGCTCACGGTCAGCAAGGGCTACGGGGTCGTGGCGCTGCAGGTGGGCGACGACGTGCTCGCCAACAAGACGATCGAGGCCTCCGGGCTGCGTGACCGTGACATCGTCGTCCTGAGCCTCGCTCGGGATGGCAAGATCATCCCCAACCCCAAGGCCAGTCGTGAGCTGCTGGTCGGCGACCGCCTGACCTGCTGGGGCAAGTACGCGAACGTGCGCGACCTCTTGCCGCCGCTGCCGAGGCGCACGCCCGGGCGCCGCAAGAAGAAGGCACCCAAGGAGGCGTGA
- a CDS encoding integrin alpha: protein MRWTPLLLALLLAACGEPPADPDAAAPADAGLDSGSIDPDSGAPMDDAATQEDAGPSCTLTLCGAECVDTDTSAAHCGGCDSPCEAPADGTAMCEGGACARSCDEGFALRGTECAPRPPWAGSDLDGDGLADVVVGSYGTVTIFTSIPGGDELSPDQTVRSPSGSDPNFGNPIALVGDVDGDGRGDLAVMSRGRGHVYVYRGTVGGVDATTPTELPGCTGGRDTCNGYRLFPAGDVNADGYADLLIARTTTVDFRSVETTVLHLGAAGGISTSPSTTWPDHTVMGAGDVDGDGDGDLLKWPDIGRLAWLESDAGSYTETPLVVPARFSIRALVGNADVNGDGYADVAVLDASGPRVVWWLGSSSGLVDAVAGSVDLPGGPAFWDFGSLARGDFDGDGYDDIVASQEADVTGSPDPVSITIFFGGPDGLDASRSLAFDRTSSDRGTPITGVGDVNGDGYGDFVVGANGIGPVELLAGGPRDITPTLGPRFLASGTRAGIALGESL, encoded by the coding sequence ATGCGCTGGACGCCCCTACTGCTCGCTCTCCTCCTGGCCGCCTGTGGGGAGCCACCGGCCGACCCGGACGCCGCGGCTCCGGCCGACGCCGGGTTGGATTCGGGCTCGATCGACCCGGACTCCGGCGCGCCGATGGACGACGCAGCGACGCAGGAGGACGCGGGCCCGAGCTGCACCCTGACCCTCTGCGGGGCCGAGTGCGTCGACACGGACACCAGCGCTGCCCACTGCGGCGGCTGCGATTCCCCCTGCGAGGCGCCCGCCGACGGCACCGCCATGTGCGAGGGGGGCGCGTGCGCGCGCTCTTGTGACGAAGGCTTCGCGCTCCGCGGCACCGAGTGCGCGCCGCGACCGCCCTGGGCCGGCAGCGATCTCGACGGGGACGGCCTGGCCGACGTGGTCGTCGGCTCCTACGGCACGGTCACCATCTTCACGAGCATCCCCGGCGGCGACGAGCTCTCGCCCGACCAGACCGTGCGCTCGCCCTCCGGCTCGGACCCCAACTTCGGCAACCCGATCGCGCTGGTCGGCGACGTGGACGGGGACGGCCGGGGAGACCTCGCCGTCATGTCCCGCGGCCGCGGCCACGTCTACGTCTACCGGGGCACCGTCGGCGGCGTCGACGCCACCACGCCCACCGAGCTGCCCGGCTGCACGGGAGGACGCGACACCTGCAACGGCTACCGACTCTTCCCCGCCGGCGACGTGAACGCCGACGGCTACGCGGACCTGCTCATCGCGCGAACGACCACGGTCGACTTCCGCTCGGTCGAGACGACCGTGTTGCACCTCGGCGCCGCCGGCGGCATCAGCACGAGCCCCAGCACGACCTGGCCCGACCACACCGTGATGGGCGCGGGCGACGTCGACGGCGACGGCGACGGCGATCTCTTGAAGTGGCCCGACATCGGCCGCCTCGCCTGGCTCGAGAGCGACGCGGGCAGCTACACGGAGACGCCGCTCGTCGTCCCGGCCAGGTTCAGCATCCGCGCCCTCGTGGGCAACGCGGACGTCAACGGCGACGGCTACGCGGACGTCGCGGTGCTCGACGCGAGCGGCCCGCGCGTCGTCTGGTGGCTGGGCTCCTCGAGCGGGCTCGTGGACGCGGTCGCCGGCAGCGTCGACCTGCCCGGCGGCCCGGCCTTCTGGGACTTCGGCTCGCTGGCGCGCGGCGACTTCGACGGAGACGGCTACGACGACATCGTGGCCTCGCAGGAGGCCGACGTGACGGGCTCTCCAGACCCCGTCTCGATCACGATCTTCTTCGGGGGCCCGGACGGGCTCGACGCATCACGCTCGTTGGCCTTCGATCGCACCAGCAGCGACCGGGGCACGCCCATCACGGGGGTCGGTGACGTCAACGGGGACGGCTATGGCGACTTCGTGGTCGGCGCCAACGGCATCGGCCCCGTGGAGCTCTTGGCCGGCGGCCCACGCGACATCACGCCGACGCTCGGGCCACGTTTTCTGGCGAGCGGCACGCGCGCGGGGATCGCGCTGGGCGAGTCGCTCTGA
- a CDS encoding metal-dependent hydrolase: protein MEHTFTSTASQARKRAPVRPRRMHFDFDSVKERFWFKGNGLITATLSALSATFPLGEKEFVRSVMHYRDQISDPVLREQMVGFAAQEGQHSYQHQRANAWLDGMGFDASAVEREVEKNIAKHVRTSPPAVHLASTVVLEHITAILAEYMLTHPHITAEMEKPTRELLEWHAVEEIEHKAVAFDVFEAVSGDRDLLRRVGALTTIFFVFNQVRHTVTALKALEHRPTLREYLEAYDFYFGPDGLITKVAGPYRDFFRPDFHPWDQDNAHLIEAWKARHESAGAGSEAA, encoded by the coding sequence ATGGAGCACACATTCACCAGCACCGCCTCCCAGGCGCGGAAGCGCGCACCGGTCCGCCCCCGGCGGATGCACTTCGACTTCGACTCCGTGAAGGAGCGCTTCTGGTTCAAGGGCAACGGGCTGATCACGGCGACGCTCTCTGCGCTGTCGGCCACGTTCCCGCTGGGCGAGAAGGAGTTCGTGCGGAGCGTGATGCACTACCGCGACCAGATCTCGGACCCCGTGCTTCGCGAGCAGATGGTCGGCTTCGCGGCGCAGGAGGGGCAGCACTCCTACCAGCATCAGCGGGCGAACGCGTGGCTCGACGGCATGGGCTTCGACGCGTCGGCGGTCGAGCGCGAGGTGGAGAAGAACATCGCGAAGCACGTGCGGACGAGCCCGCCCGCGGTGCACCTCGCGTCCACGGTCGTGCTCGAGCACATCACCGCGATCCTCGCCGAGTACATGCTCACGCACCCGCACATCACCGCGGAGATGGAGAAGCCGACGCGTGAGCTGCTCGAGTGGCACGCGGTCGAGGAGATCGAGCACAAGGCGGTCGCGTTCGACGTCTTCGAGGCGGTCAGCGGCGACCGCGACCTGCTGCGCCGCGTCGGCGCGTTGACGACGATCTTCTTCGTCTTCAATCAGGTCCGCCACACCGTCACGGCGCTGAAGGCGCTCGAGCACCGACCGACCCTGCGCGAGTACCTCGAGGCGTACGACTTCTACTTCGGGCCCGATGGCCTCATCACGAAGGTCGCCGGCCCGTACCGCGACTTCTTCCGCCCGGACTTCCACCCGTGGGACCAGGACAACGCTCACCTCATCGAGGCGTGGAAGGCGCGGCACGAGAGCGCCGGGGCCGGCTCCGAGGCGGCCTGA
- a CDS encoding DUF952 domain-containing protein, with amino-acid sequence MRAPGTDWVYKILPWSDWEALDGADEWAGSEADLRAGFIRFSTAAQVAETARLHFAGAEELALLGVPANQVALTWEPSRGGEPSPHLYGPLPLDVIDVIERVAIGPEGHEFPWWLSLGYPPTD; translated from the coding sequence ATGCGAGCGCCAGGAACCGACTGGGTCTACAAGATCCTCCCGTGGAGTGACTGGGAGGCCCTCGACGGCGCCGACGAGTGGGCCGGCAGCGAGGCGGATCTACGCGCCGGCTTCATTCGTTTCTCCACCGCGGCGCAGGTGGCCGAGACCGCGCGCCTTCACTTCGCAGGCGCGGAGGAGCTCGCGCTCCTGGGCGTCCCCGCAAACCAGGTGGCGCTCACGTGGGAGCCCTCTCGCGGTGGCGAGCCCTCTCCGCATCTCTACGGCCCCTTGCCGCTCGACGTGATCGACGTGATCGAGCGCGTGGCGATCGGTCCCGAGGGGCACGAGTTCCCGTGGTGGCTCTCACTCGGGTACCCGCCCACCGATTGA